From bacterium, one genomic window encodes:
- the nusB gene encoding transcription antitermination factor NusB codes for METDSVRGDVGKPASRRAARKKLLEICFEADFHLVDDPAAFVEERLLRPPENDPSDPDGHIVRKFEGDNLHFIKSLAELVLRNTKALDAVLERYPWEWSFDRIGRPERIVLRIALAELLFTDTSYKIVINEALDLAKAYGESDANRFVNGILGSIYSDLESIRNEFSD; via the coding sequence ATGGAAACGGATAGCGTTCGCGGGGATGTCGGCAAGCCGGCAAGCCGGCGCGCCGCGCGCAAGAAGTTACTGGAAATATGCTTCGAAGCCGATTTCCACCTGGTTGATGATCCTGCCGCATTTGTAGAAGAGAGGTTGCTGCGCCCGCCGGAAAACGATCCTTCCGATCCGGACGGCCATATCGTCCGGAAATTTGAAGGTGATAATTTGCATTTCATAAAATCCCTGGCCGAGCTGGTTTTAAGGAACACGAAAGCGCTGGATGCGGTCTTGGAGCGCTATCCGTGGGAATGGTCGTTCGACAGAATCGGCAGGCCGGAGCGAATCGTCTTGCGCATCGCGCTTGCCGAATTGCTTTTCACGGACACATCCTACAAAATCGTGATCAACGAAGCACTGGATCTTGCGAAGGCCTACGGCGAATCCGATGCAAACCGTTTTGTAAACGGCATACTCGGTTCGATATACAGCGATTTGGAGTCCATCAGAAATGAATTCAGCGACTAA
- the glmS gene encoding glutamine--fructose-6-phosphate transaminase (isomerizing), with the protein MCGIFGIVFDSPRADLGELLVRAGKRLSYRGYDSVGCAAIGADGAIELRKDAGKIEDVNRKLKFDELSGKRGMIQLRWATFGAPTHENSQPHLSLDGKMVGAHNGNITNTPFLIEKLTAEGMTFLGVNDGEVVLRVIEKFINEGKSLKEAHAASLELLEGHFSCIAARSEDGKMSAFRNGSSLFLGIGEGFVCASSDLPSILEFTDEYIQLQDGDYVEFTSRTFEIFNLFRREAVDAKPVKSQFGIEDVQKGNFPHFMLKEIHEQEKTVPDLLTRIAGSKELSDFASHISKARRLYMTGAGSSFHSLLFGCHCLSRLARIPAVPCYASQFLPLYGPSVSKEDTVVLVSQSGETKDLLDVLWFVKDEMGGDVLSVVNNIGSTIALNSNTLLPLTCNLEISVPATKTFLNQVVLFLYLACHLNKLHGDAPLGAPAPADFNGLGELIARTIDLCDEPMRKLAGRLLPHKEFYILGFGLTYPIALEGALKVKEVVFNHPEGMYSSEFKHGPLAVVAPGYPVLYTYVSGDENYVLSHMNEVKCRQGTVIAFGPANDLVDETAETAYHLPEGVDNPYIQAILLTIPFQLLAYHQAVLVGNNPDQPRNLSKTLTVY; encoded by the coding sequence ATGTGCGGAATATTCGGAATCGTGTTCGACTCACCGCGCGCCGATCTTGGCGAATTACTTGTGCGCGCGGGCAAAAGATTAAGCTACCGCGGCTACGACTCGGTCGGATGCGCGGCGATCGGCGCGGACGGCGCGATAGAGCTTCGCAAGGATGCGGGCAAAATCGAGGACGTCAACCGCAAGCTCAAGTTCGACGAGCTTTCGGGTAAACGCGGGATGATTCAGCTTAGATGGGCCACATTCGGCGCGCCGACCCATGAGAACTCCCAACCGCACCTTTCGCTGGACGGGAAAATGGTTGGTGCACACAACGGCAACATAACCAACACCCCGTTCTTGATCGAAAAGCTAACGGCGGAAGGAATGACTTTCCTCGGAGTCAACGATGGCGAAGTAGTGCTCCGCGTAATCGAAAAGTTTATAAACGAGGGCAAGTCCCTGAAGGAAGCCCATGCAGCGTCCCTTGAATTGCTTGAAGGACATTTCAGCTGCATAGCCGCGCGCTCGGAAGACGGCAAAATGAGCGCTTTCCGGAACGGAAGCTCGCTTTTCCTCGGTATTGGCGAAGGATTTGTCTGTGCGTCTTCAGACCTGCCGTCAATTCTCGAATTCACGGATGAATACATACAGCTTCAGGACGGAGATTACGTCGAATTTACGTCCCGCACTTTCGAGATTTTCAACCTTTTCCGGCGTGAAGCTGTAGATGCCAAACCCGTCAAAAGCCAGTTCGGTATCGAAGACGTGCAAAAGGGTAACTTCCCGCATTTTATGCTTAAGGAAATCCATGAGCAGGAAAAAACGGTCCCGGATTTATTAACCAGAATTGCGGGAAGCAAGGAGCTTTCGGATTTCGCGTCGCACATCTCCAAGGCGCGCAGGCTTTATATGACCGGCGCAGGCAGCTCGTTTCATTCGCTTCTGTTCGGATGCCATTGCCTTTCGCGGCTTGCGCGCATACCGGCGGTCCCCTGCTACGCGAGCCAGTTCCTTCCGCTATACGGACCGTCCGTTTCAAAGGAAGACACCGTCGTTCTTGTATCGCAAAGCGGTGAAACGAAAGACCTGCTGGACGTGCTTTGGTTTGTAAAGGACGAGATGGGCGGCGATGTGCTGTCCGTGGTAAACAATATCGGAAGCACAATCGCCCTCAACTCGAACACTCTTCTTCCGCTTACGTGCAATTTGGAAATAAGCGTTCCCGCCACGAAAACGTTTCTGAATCAAGTCGTATTATTTCTGTATCTCGCCTGCCATTTAAACAAATTGCATGGCGACGCGCCTTTGGGCGCTCCTGCGCCCGCCGATTTCAATGGACTCGGTGAACTGATTGCTCGAACGATTGATCTATGCGACGAGCCTATGCGCAAGCTTGCGGGCAGGCTGCTGCCGCATAAGGAGTTTTACATTCTGGGCTTCGGACTGACCTACCCAATCGCGCTTGAAGGCGCGCTAAAGGTAAAAGAAGTCGTTTTCAACCATCCGGAAGGGATGTATTCAAGCGAGTTCAAACATGGCCCGCTTGCTGTTGTGGCGCCGGGATACCCTGTGCTTTATACGTATGTGAGCGGCGACGAAAACTATGTTTTAAGCCACATGAACGAGGTTAAGTGCAGACAGGGAACGGTTATCGCGTTCGGCCCGGCAAACGATCTCGTCGATGAAACGGCGGAAACCGCGTATCATCTGCCCGAAGGTGTGGACAACCCCTATATCCAGGCAATCCTGCTCACCATACCTTTTCAGCTTTTGGCGTATCATCAAGCCGTGCTCGTCGGGAACAATCCCGACCAGCCGAGAAACCTTAGTAAGACTTTGACGGTCTACTAA
- the serS gene encoding serine--tRNA ligase: protein MLDKKFLREHPDEAKDALSRRGRDYVKLVDKFLALDEESRRTQKALNDLQEDKNRASKEIAELQKAGKRQEMAERIDQMKVLGMHVKAMEEEFAEIAGKIERLMLELPNIPHPSVPFGMADSDKTIVSIWGEPRDLGFPAKDHLEIAARLGLIDFEAGARVSGHGYYFFRGWGARLQQAIIQWMLDVHQNEHGYVQLSAPYLVLAEAMVGTGQLPKFADDMYGLEGGAMYLIPTAEVPVTNYHRDSIIENLEEPIKYCAYTACFRREAGSYGKAVKGLIRVHQFDKVELVNFTTPHTSYERHEGLTREAEEILKRLGLHFRRTLLPTGDMTFGSAKTYDLEVWLPSDGSWQEVSSSSNYEDFQARRANIRYRDPNTGKPFYAHTLNASGVALPRLYAAILENYQTADGGVEIPPVLRDYLGGREKLTEADRM from the coding sequence ATGCTCGATAAAAAGTTTCTGCGCGAGCATCCCGACGAAGCCAAGGACGCGCTGTCGCGACGCGGACGCGATTACGTCAAACTGGTGGACAAATTCCTGGCGCTGGACGAGGAGTCCCGCCGTACTCAAAAGGCGCTGAACGATTTGCAGGAGGACAAGAACCGCGCTTCCAAGGAAATCGCCGAACTGCAGAAGGCCGGGAAACGCCAGGAAATGGCGGAACGCATCGACCAAATGAAAGTGCTGGGTATGCACGTCAAAGCGATGGAGGAAGAGTTCGCCGAAATCGCGGGCAAGATAGAGCGGCTGATGTTGGAACTGCCGAACATCCCGCATCCGAGCGTTCCGTTCGGGATGGCGGACAGCGACAAGACGATAGTTTCCATATGGGGCGAGCCCCGCGATTTGGGCTTTCCGGCGAAGGATCATCTTGAAATCGCCGCCAGACTGGGGCTGATCGATTTCGAAGCGGGCGCGCGCGTGAGCGGGCATGGATATTATTTCTTCCGCGGCTGGGGCGCGAGGCTGCAGCAGGCGATTATCCAGTGGATGCTGGACGTGCATCAAAACGAGCACGGATATGTGCAGTTGTCGGCGCCCTACTTGGTGCTTGCGGAAGCGATGGTCGGCACCGGTCAGCTTCCCAAGTTCGCGGACGATATGTACGGCCTCGAGGGCGGGGCTATGTACCTGATTCCGACCGCGGAAGTGCCTGTGACGAATTACCACCGCGACTCGATTATCGAAAATCTGGAAGAGCCGATTAAGTATTGCGCTTATACGGCCTGTTTCCGGCGGGAAGCGGGCAGCTATGGCAAGGCGGTGAAAGGGCTGATCCGGGTTCACCAGTTCGACAAGGTTGAGCTGGTCAACTTTACGACGCCTCACACGAGCTACGAAAGGCACGAGGGATTGACGCGCGAGGCCGAGGAAATACTCAAGCGCTTGGGGCTGCACTTCCGGAGAACGCTGCTGCCCACGGGGGATATGACGTTCGGAAGCGCTAAGACGTATGACCTCGAAGTGTGGCTGCCGTCCGACGGCAGTTGGCAGGAAGTTTCATCCAGCTCCAACTACGAAGACTTCCAGGCCAGGCGCGCGAACATAAGGTACCGCGATCCGAACACGGGCAAGCCGTTTTACGCGCATACGCTGAATGCTAGCGGCGTGGCGCTGCCCAGGCTTTACGCGGCGATTCTCGAAAACTACCAGACCGCCGACGGCGGAGTGGAAATTCCGCCCGTGTTGCGCGATTACCTTGGCGGCCGCGAAAAACTGACTGAAGCCGACAGAATGTAG